From Haliotis asinina isolate JCU_RB_2024 chromosome 8, JCU_Hal_asi_v2, whole genome shotgun sequence, a single genomic window includes:
- the LOC137294209 gene encoding uncharacterized protein — protein sequence MKNLLHNIYENVKACVRNNNELSDTFNLELGVRQGCILSPFLFSFFINELATQIEMNCENGIQLHPDIVHVFLLLFADDIVLFSSTVAGLQKLIMELETYCDEYKLKVNRNKTKVVVFKRGGRLAKNEKWQYRGIELETTNSYKYLGIFFSHCLSWLTHAKYASLQAQKVMIGLYKQLNVFGDLNISSYFKIFDAKIYPIISYGAEIWGLSHLPDIERVQLQACKKFLGVKHNTTNLMVYGECGRYPMSLFMSIKVIKYWLKLLNMPPYRLPKKCYNMLVLFDRNGHTNWVTAIRKFLFSKGFGYVWNNQYVNFKNLFISELMRRLKDMYLQEWFENMSLSSKCLYYRMIEYNLDQEMYLSVINVKKFRTALSRFRCSSHNLYIESGRFRGIDRENRICKLCDQCAIEDEYHFLLICPVYTRLRNLYINKYYSVHANQHKFVALLSNRNKIILQNLPMFVYYAMKFRAEYMLEHNISYM from the coding sequence ATGAAAAATCTGTTACACAATATCTATGAAAATGTAAAAGCTTGCGtcagaaataataatgaattgtCAGATACATTTAACCTAGAGCTTGGAGTGAGGCAAGGTTGTATACTTAGCCCATTCTTATTTTCGTTTTTCATTAATGAACTAGCAACTCAAATTGAAATGAATTGTGAAAATGGAATCCAATTGCATCCAGATATTGTACACGTATTTCTGCTGctttttgcagatgacattgtCCTGTTCTCGAGCACTGTGGCAGGTTTACAAAAACTAATAATGGAACTAGAGACATATTGTGATGAGTACAAGTTAAAGGTTAACAGGAATAAAACTAAAGTAGTAGTTTTCAAAAGGGGAGGGCGCCTAGCGAAAAATGAGAAATGGCAGTACAGGGGCATAGAACTAGAAACCACCAATTCGTATAAATACTTGGGAATATTTTTTAGTCACTGTCTCTCATGGCTAACACATGCTAAATACGCAAGTCTGCAAGCTCAGAAGGTCATGATAGGTCTCTATAAGCAACTGAATGTATTTGGAGATTTAAATATAAGTTCGTACTTCAAGATATTTGATGCAAAAATTTACCCTATAATATCATACGGTGCTGAAATTTGGGGGTTAAGTCATCTACCAGATATTGAACGGGTGCAATTACAAGCCTGCAAGAAATTTCTTGGTGTTAAACACAATACAACGAATTTAATGGTTTACGGAGAATGTGGTAGATATCCAATGTCGCTATTTATGAGTATAAAGGTAATTAAATATTGGTTAAAATTATTGAATATGCCCCCGTATCGTTTACCAAAAAAATGCTACAATATGTTGGTACTATTTGATAGAAACGGCCACACTAACTGGGTTACTGCAATTAGAAAATTTCTATTCTCAAAAGGCTTTGGATATGTCTGGAACAATCAATATGTCAATTTTAAGAACTTGTTTATTTCAGAATTAATGAGAAGACTAAAAGATATGTATTTGCAAGAATGGTTTGAAAACATGTCTCTTTCGAGCAAATGTCTTTACTATAGAATGATTGAATATAATTTAGACCAGGAAATGTATCTGTCAGTTATTAATGTCAAAAAGTTTAGAACGGCGTTAAGTAGATTTAGATGTTCCTCGCACAATTTATATATTGAGAGTGGAAGATTTAGAGGGATTGATAGAGAGAACAGGATTTGTAAGCTTTGTGATCAGTGTGCcattgaagatgaatatcatttcCTTTTAATATGCCCGGTGTATACTCGATTGAGAAATCTTTATATCAACAAATACTACAGTGTGCATGCAAACCAACACAAATTTGTTGCGCTATTGAGTaatagaaacaaaattatactTCAAAACCTGCCAATGTTTGTGTATTATGCAATGAAATTCAGAGCTGAATATATGTTAGAACATAATATTAGTTACATGTAG